Below is a window of Desulfosoma caldarium DNA.
TCATCAACGCAGCCGTGCCGCCGCTCCATGCGTGGCTAACCGACGCGTATCCTGAGGGGACCGTGACGGGCTCCGTCTTTATGTCCGCCTTCACCACTAAGACGGCGGTCTATGTGCTGGTCCGCGTCTTTCCCGGCACCGAACTCTTAGTGTACCTTGGAACCATCATGGCGCTCTACGGTGTCGTCTACGCAGTGCTGGAAAACGATGCGCGTCGCCTGCTCGCCTACCACATTGTCAGCCAGGTGGGCTACATGGTCACGGGCGTGGGTATCGGCACGGAAATGTCTCTGAACGGGTCGGTCTCGCACGCCTTTGCCCACATCCTTTACAAAGGGTTGCTTTTCATGGGAGCCGGCGCCGTCATTCACATGACCGGGCGGCGAAAGCTCACGGAACTGGGCGGTCTTTACCGGACCATGCCCATTACGCTGGTGCTCTACATGATTGGAGGCTTCGCCATTTCTGCGTTTCCACTCTTTAGTGGCTTTGTCACAAAATCCATGGTGGTGGCAGCCGCCAGCGCCGATCACCGACCTTTGGTGGCGCTGCTCCTTACCATGGCCTCATCGGGAACCTTTCTTCACACGGGTTTGAAGCTTCCCTATTATATGTTCTTTGGCAAGGATTCCGGCTTGGAAGCTAAGGAACCGCCCGCCAATATGATCTGGGGCATGTCCATTGCCGCTTTCCTATGTATTGCCATTGGGTGTTTTCCCAAGCCCCTATATGACCTGCTGCCGTTCCCTGTGGATTTTGATCCCTACACGGGCGATCATGTGACCAGTGCTCTGGGCATTCTGCTTTTTACCGGGCTTGGCTTCTTCATGCTGCTGAAGAAGTTGGATCCTGAGCCGACCATCAGCATCGATACGGACTGGTTCTATCGCAAGGGCAGCCGTGTGTTTATGTGGGTGGCCAGTCGGCCTGTGGCCAAGACGGACACCTACATTGGGGATATTTACAAGACGTGGTTTTCCCGGTTCATATTATTTTTCTCGGACATTCTGGCGCGCATCATGGATGTTCGAGGCATTGACGGGGCGGTGAACGGCATCGCCAATCTTTTCTTGGCGGCTTCGCGGTGGATGCGCACCACGACGACCGGGTTCGTGCGGCAATATGCGGCGACGATGCTCATCGCCGGCATCGTCATTCTGGGCTATTACCTCTTCTCCACTTTGATGAGTCTATGATGAATGCTGCGAATTATCCCATCCTGTCGGTGACCACGTTTCTTCCACTTTTGGGCGTGGCCTTGGTGTGTCTCATTCCGAGCCGTCACCAAAGGGCCATTCAATGGGCGGCCTTTTTGGTGACCGTGGCGACCTTTCTCGTGTCGCTGCAGCTCTATTTTCAGTTCGACACCACCACATGGCAGATGCAATTCGTGGAAGACGCGCCGTGGATTCCTCAGTTTGCCATTCGCTACCAGATGGGGATCGACGGCATCAGTCTGCTCCTTGTGCTCCTGACCACCTTTCTTTCCGCCGTCGCCGTGTTGTCCACGTGGAGCGCTGTGACGGAAAGGGTCAAGGCGTACATGGCGTCCCTGTTGCTCCTGGAAACGGGGATGATCGGTGTCTTTTGCGCCCTGGACTTCATTCTGTTCTATGTGTTTTGGGAAGTCATGCTCATCCCCATGTATTTCATCATCGGCATCTGGGGGGGGCCTCGGCGCATCTATGCGGCTGTGAAGTTCTTCATCTACACCATGAGCGGCAGCGTGCTCATGTTGGTGGCTATTCTCGTGCTTTACTTCATGCACCATGAGGCCACGGGCACGTTCAGCTTTCATATTTTGGACTACCATAAATTGGGCCTGCCGGCCCACCTGCAGATGTGGTTGTTCTTGGCTTTTGCGATCGCGTTTGCCATCAAGGTGCCCATGTTTCCGTTCCATACATGGCTTCCCGACGCCCACGTGGAAGCGCCCACGGCGGGCAGCGTCATTCTGGCCGGCATCTTGCTGAAAATGGGCACTTACGGGTTTCTGCGGTTCTGCTTGCCCATGTTTCCCCAGGCCACCCTGTTCTTTGTGCCGCTCATTCTCGTCCTGGCTCTGATCGGCATCATCTATGGAGCCTTGGTGTCTTTGGCGCAGGACGATGTCAAGAAGCTGGTGGCCTACTCCAGTGTGAGCCACTTAGGCTACTGCATGTTGGGTATGTTTGCCTTAAACGTGGACGGTATCAAGGGCAGTCTTATTCAGATGATCAACCACGGGTTGAGCACGGGGGCTCTGTTCTTGATTGTCGGGATTCTCTATGAACGGCGCCACACGAGGATGATTTCCGAATACGGGGGCCTCATGAAGGTGATGCCCATGTTTGCCTTCATCTTTCTCTTGGTGGCTTTTTCATCCATGGGGGTTCCCGGTACCAACGGGTTTGTCGGCGAACTGCTCATTCTCATCGGGGCCTTTCAGGCCTCGTTGAAATTCGGCCTGATCGCGACTGTGGGCTTGATCCTTGGAGCGGTCTACCTTATTTGGACGGTCAAACGGGTCACCTACGGCCCCATTACCAAGGAAGAGAACCGCACGTTGAAAGACATGACGGCGCGGGAATACGCCTACATGCTTCCGGTGATGCTTTTTATCTTTTGGATCGGGCTTTATCCCAAACCTTTCCTTCGAACCATGGATGCGTCGGTGAGCCATCTTCTGGAATCGGTCCAGGCACAGCGCACAGCGCAGACCGTTCCTCAGGGACCGGTGTGGTTTCAGCATCTTTTTGCCAAAGTCGATCGTCAACTGCTGACAAAGGGCCAAGGGCGGTAACTTATGGAACAGGTGATGAGCAGCATCAGTCTGAGCGCGATTGCTCCGGAGTTGGTTCTGGTCGCTTGCGGGTTGATCGTGTTAATGATTCAAGCTGTCGTCGGAAGAAAATATCCCGATTCTTTTGCCTACGTCTCCTTGCTGGGCGTGGCGGCCGCTTTGGTCTTGGTTTGGAAGCAGCCTGGGCCCTTTGAGGCGAGGATTATCGAATATTTCTTTATGGACATGTGGGTGGTGGACAATTTTTCTCGTTTCTTCAAGATCATCTTTCTTCTCGGGACCGGCCTGACCGTGCTCATTTCCATAAAATACCTGCACAATGAAGCGATGCAGCACAGCGAATACTACGCCCTGATGCTCATGTGCACCGTGGGCATGATGGTCATGGCCAGTGCGTCGGAACTGATCACCATCTTTCTGGGCGTGGAACTCATGTCCATCTCCCTTTACGCCCTGACGGGGTACACGAGAACGCGGATGCTGGCCAATGAAGCGGCCATCAAGTATTTCATTCTGGGATCCTTTGCGTCGGCCTTTCTCATTTATGGCATTGCCTTGATTTATGGGACAACGGGCACGTCGCAAATTCCCGCCATCGCCGAGTTTCTGGCCAAGGCCGGCAGTGGAGCGAGCGTGCTGGTCATGGGTATGGCGCTTATTCTCATCGGCTTTGCCTTCAAGACGGCGGCGGTTCCCTTTCACATGTGGGCGCCGGATGTCTACGAAGGCGCACCGGCTCCCGTGACCGGCTTCATGTCGGCGGGCCCGAAGGCAGCGGCCTTTGCGGCCTTTGTGCGCATCTTCATGGAGGCGTTGCCCGGGTTGCAGACGGATTGGGTCATGGTCATCTGGATTCTCGCGGCTCTGACCATGACGGTCGGCAACGTCATTGCTCTGGTGCAGGAAAACATCAAGAGAATGCTTGCCTATTCGAGCATTGCCCATGCGGGGTATGTGCTGGTGGCCTTTCTTGCCGCGGGAGAGCTGGGCCTGACGAGTATTCTCTATTACATGTTGGTTTATACTTTTATGAATCTTGGGGCCTTTGCGGTGATTACGATGCTGGCGGGCGCTGGGGAATCCCGCGTCAGGGTAGACGATTACCGAGGCGTGGGATACAAGCATCCCGTGGCGGCCTTGGCCATGAGCTTGTTCCTGTTCTCTTTGGCGGGCATTCCGCCCACAGGGGGGTTTCTGGGCAAGTTTTACATCTTTTCTGCGGCCGTCAAACAGGGTTTTATCTGGCTGGCCATCATCGGTGTGTTGAACAGTGTGGTCTCCGTCTATTACTACCTTAGGGTTACGGTGGCCATGTACATGCAACCTGCGGCACAACCTGAAGATGTGCCGGCGGCGACGGCCCTGTCCCCGGCCCTCATTATTGCGGTGTGCATTTCCGCCTATGGCGTCTTGACGTTGGGGCTGTTTCCTTCAAGCTATGTGGCCATTGTCAAGGCGTCCTTCCTCTCCTTTCTCTAAGGCCCGCCCGCAAGGGTTTTCATAGCGCTCGATTCGGGCTAGACTAGTGCGCAAGGCACGGCGAAAGGCATGTTGGTCTAACAAGAGAGAGAAAGCCATGAGTTCGGTGAAGCTGACAATTGATGGGCGGGAGCTGGCGGTCGCCGTCGGAAGCAGCATCCTCGATGCGGCTAAGGCCGCAGGCATTTCAATTCCAACCCTATGCTATCATGAGCGGTTAAATCCCATCGGGTCATGCAATCTGTGCGTGGTGGAAGTTCAGGGGAAGACCAGTCCCGTGCAAGCGTGTAAAACCGCGGTGGAAGACGGGATGGTCGTGACTACCGATTCCGAGCTTTTACAAAGCATGCGGCACAAAGCCCTGCAGCGCCTTTTGGCGCATCATCCCTTGGATTGCCCTGTCTGTGACAAGGCCGGGGACTGCCGATTGCAGGATCTGGTTTTTGAACTGGGCGTGACCGCGGAACAATACGAAGAACCCAAAGAGCGGAG
It encodes the following:
- a CDS encoding NADH-quinone oxidoreductase subunit N, which codes for MSSISLSAIAPELVLVACGLIVLMIQAVVGRKYPDSFAYVSLLGVAAALVLVWKQPGPFEARIIEYFFMDMWVVDNFSRFFKIIFLLGTGLTVLISIKYLHNEAMQHSEYYALMLMCTVGMMVMASASELITIFLGVELMSISLYALTGYTRTRMLANEAAIKYFILGSFASAFLIYGIALIYGTTGTSQIPAIAEFLAKAGSGASVLVMGMALILIGFAFKTAAVPFHMWAPDVYEGAPAPVTGFMSAGPKAAAFAAFVRIFMEALPGLQTDWVMVIWILAALTMTVGNVIALVQENIKRMLAYSSIAHAGYVLVAFLAAGELGLTSILYYMLVYTFMNLGAFAVITMLAGAGESRVRVDDYRGVGYKHPVAALAMSLFLFSLAGIPPTGGFLGKFYIFSAAVKQGFIWLAIIGVLNSVVSVYYYLRVTVAMYMQPAAQPEDVPAATALSPALIIAVCISAYGVLTLGLFPSSYVAIVKASFLSFL
- a CDS encoding Na(+)/H(+) antiporter subunit D gives rise to the protein MTEWIHPSVFYIPGAFLLPFLRGRMQKAGMLLIPLLGTAAMYLMMHLPHGTYWTWNFLGQSMIFGSVDKLSIVFGWVFVIMSFIGMVYALHVDDAGQHVAALLYVGGSLGVTFSGDYLTLFIFWELMAFSSAYLVFARREPEAIRAGFRYILVHAFGGVCLLGGVVLHYLNGGSMLVGPLEQDGSLAFYMMLIGVIINAAVPPLHAWLTDAYPEGTVTGSVFMSAFTTKTAVYVLVRVFPGTELLVYLGTIMALYGVVYAVLENDARRLLAYHIVSQVGYMVTGVGIGTEMSLNGSVSHAFAHILYKGLLFMGAGAVIHMTGRRKLTELGGLYRTMPITLVLYMIGGFAISAFPLFSGFVTKSMVVAAASADHRPLVALLLTMASSGTFLHTGLKLPYYMFFGKDSGLEAKEPPANMIWGMSIAAFLCIAIGCFPKPLYDLLPFPVDFDPYTGDHVTSALGILLFTGLGFFMLLKKLDPEPTISIDTDWFYRKGSRVFMWVASRPVAKTDTYIGDIYKTWFSRFILFFSDILARIMDVRGIDGAVNGIANLFLAASRWMRTTTTGFVRQYAATMLIAGIVILGYYLFSTLMSL
- a CDS encoding NADH-quinone oxidoreductase subunit M, translated to MNAANYPILSVTTFLPLLGVALVCLIPSRHQRAIQWAAFLVTVATFLVSLQLYFQFDTTTWQMQFVEDAPWIPQFAIRYQMGIDGISLLLVLLTTFLSAVAVLSTWSAVTERVKAYMASLLLLETGMIGVFCALDFILFYVFWEVMLIPMYFIIGIWGGPRRIYAAVKFFIYTMSGSVLMLVAILVLYFMHHEATGTFSFHILDYHKLGLPAHLQMWLFLAFAIAFAIKVPMFPFHTWLPDAHVEAPTAGSVILAGILLKMGTYGFLRFCLPMFPQATLFFVPLILVLALIGIIYGALVSLAQDDVKKLVAYSSVSHLGYCMLGMFALNVDGIKGSLIQMINHGLSTGALFLIVGILYERRHTRMISEYGGLMKVMPMFAFIFLLVAFSSMGVPGTNGFVGELLILIGAFQASLKFGLIATVGLILGAVYLIWTVKRVTYGPITKEENRTLKDMTAREYAYMLPVMLFIFWIGLYPKPFLRTMDASVSHLLESVQAQRTAQTVPQGPVWFQHLFAKVDRQLLTKGQGR